One stretch of Bosea vaviloviae DNA includes these proteins:
- a CDS encoding MFS transporter, whose amino-acid sequence MMTSAPVPSQGGRKATRREWLGLLAIALPCMIYSMDLTVLNLAVPTLTRELKPSASQLLRIIDIYGFMVAGFLMTMGTLGDRIGRRRLLTLGAAFFGLASTVAAFSNSVEMLITMRAVLGIAGATLAPSTLSLIAVMFDDEKERTFAISMWIASFSAGAIIGPVVGGLLIEYLWWGSVFLIAVPPMLLLLVIGPILLPEYRAPNAGRIDLLSALLSLAAVLGLIYGIKHWAEAGFGPLAAVAILAGLSLALVFLRRQAKLADPMVDLAMFRIPAFRAALAINLASILFMFGSFIFLAQYFQLVAGLTPLQAGFWSLPSAIAFTLASFVTPALAARSKPATLMASGLAVSALGFIWLVFAPDLVQIVAASVVFSVGFTPVITLTTGIVVGSAPPERTGAASAMSETSAELGGALGIAVLGSLGAALYRSRMTDIVVPGISADALAPARATLGGALALAAKLTPDQAGPILAQASAAFMAGFHASAILSVAGMLFCIAVTLTVLRDARPGEPH is encoded by the coding sequence ATGATGACTTCGGCTCCCGTCCCGTCGCAAGGCGGCAGAAAGGCGACGCGCCGCGAATGGCTTGGCCTGCTCGCGATCGCCCTGCCCTGCATGATCTACTCGATGGATCTGACGGTGCTGAACCTCGCCGTGCCGACGCTGACACGCGAGCTGAAGCCCAGCGCGAGCCAACTCCTCCGGATCATCGATATTTACGGCTTCATGGTCGCGGGGTTCCTGATGACCATGGGCACACTCGGGGACCGAATCGGTCGGCGCCGGCTGCTGACGCTCGGCGCGGCGTTCTTCGGCCTGGCATCGACCGTCGCCGCGTTCTCGAACAGCGTCGAGATGCTGATCACGATGCGCGCCGTTCTCGGCATCGCCGGTGCGACGCTCGCCCCCTCCACGCTCTCGCTCATCGCCGTGATGTTCGACGATGAGAAAGAGCGCACCTTCGCGATATCGATGTGGATCGCGAGCTTCTCCGCCGGGGCCATCATCGGCCCGGTCGTCGGCGGTTTGCTGATCGAGTATCTCTGGTGGGGCTCGGTGTTCCTCATCGCCGTGCCGCCGATGCTCCTGCTGCTGGTCATCGGCCCCATCCTGCTGCCGGAATACCGGGCGCCGAATGCTGGACGCATCGATCTCCTCAGCGCTCTGCTCTCGCTGGCCGCGGTGCTCGGGCTAATCTACGGCATCAAGCACTGGGCTGAAGCTGGCTTCGGGCCGCTGGCCGCGGTGGCGATCCTGGCGGGGCTCAGCCTCGCCTTGGTCTTCCTGCGGCGGCAGGCGAAACTGGCCGACCCGATGGTCGACCTCGCCATGTTCCGCATCCCCGCCTTCAGGGCTGCGCTGGCGATCAACCTCGCCAGCATCCTGTTCATGTTCGGCAGCTTTATCTTCCTGGCGCAGTATTTCCAGCTCGTCGCCGGCCTGACGCCGCTGCAGGCCGGCTTCTGGTCGCTGCCCTCGGCCATCGCCTTCACGCTCGCCTCCTTCGTGACGCCCGCGCTCGCCGCCCGCAGCAAGCCCGCCACGTTGATGGCGAGCGGCCTGGCGGTCTCCGCGCTCGGCTTCATCTGGCTCGTCTTCGCGCCGGATCTCGTCCAGATCGTTGCGGCCTCGGTGGTCTTCTCGGTCGGCTTCACGCCGGTGATCACCCTGACGACCGGAATCGTCGTCGGGTCGGCGCCCCCGGAACGGACGGGCGCCGCCTCCGCCATGTCGGAGACCAGCGCGGAACTCGGCGGCGCGCTCGGCATCGCCGTGCTCGGCAGCCTTGGCGCGGCACTCTATCGCAGCCGCATGACGGATATCGTGGTGCCCGGCATCAGCGCGGACGCACTCGCCCCGGCGCGGGCGACGCTGGGCGGGGCGCTCGCGCTCGCGGCCAAACTCACCCCGGATCAAGCGGGGCCGATTCTGGCGCAGGCGAGCGCTGCCTTCATGGCGGGCTTCCACGCATCGGCCATCCTGTCGGTCGCTGGCATGCTGTTCTGCATCGCCGTCACGCTGACGGTGCTGCGAGACGCCCGCCCGGGCGAGCCGCATTAG